The following proteins come from a genomic window of Deltaproteobacteria bacterium:
- a CDS encoding 50S ribosomal protein L17, which produces MRHSNANRKLSRSPSHRRAMLRNLVTSLLEHEEVRTTTAKAKEVRRLAERMITLGKRGTLASRRRALETIRSKAVAKKLFDQLAPRYGARPGGYTRIFKLGTRHGDNAEMSLIQLVDMQKSAGSGADAGH; this is translated from the coding sequence ATGCGTCATAGCAATGCCAACCGAAAACTGTCCCGCAGCCCTTCGCACCGCCGTGCGATGCTGCGCAACCTCGTCACGTCGCTGCTCGAGCACGAAGAGGTGCGCACGACCACGGCCAAGGCGAAGGAGGTGCGCCGGCTGGCCGAGCGGATGATCACGCTCGGCAAGCGGGGAACGCTCGCCTCGCGCCGCAGGGCGCTCGAGACGATCCGCAGCAAGGCCGTCGCGAAGAAGCTCTTCGATCAGCTGGCTCCGCGCTACGGCGCTCGGCCGGGCGGCTACACGCGGATCTTCAAGCTGGGTACACGCCACGGTGACAACGCCGAGATGTCGCTGATCCAGCTCGTGGACATGCAGAAGTCGGCCGGATCGGGAGCCGACGCGGGCCATTGA
- a CDS encoding SPOR domain-containing protein codes for MPRHDDEERGTRGRPTGALLLRFAYGAGLIALGACLGIVIGSLTETPRLLLERLRGPVETVELGTPAPAKAAGSAASAPLERFGELQEGKRPKPSGEPAEAKPEPELEPPPERVPPAELEPAPPVAAAPVAEPPPVPAGDPAEPPAAPRPQSAVVQVASFVERKPAEELVAKLGGSGFDAYVSQPAAQNGRFRVRVRPGTGESSEDLAKRLRGVGFDTWATSE; via the coding sequence ATGCCCAGACACGACGACGAGGAGCGCGGGACTCGCGGCCGGCCGACCGGCGCTCTGCTGCTGCGCTTCGCCTACGGTGCCGGGCTGATCGCATTGGGCGCCTGCCTCGGAATCGTGATCGGCTCGCTCACCGAGACGCCGCGACTTCTGCTCGAGCGGCTGCGCGGGCCGGTCGAGACGGTCGAGCTCGGCACGCCCGCCCCCGCGAAGGCGGCGGGATCCGCGGCGAGCGCTCCGCTGGAGCGCTTCGGAGAGCTGCAAGAGGGCAAACGGCCGAAGCCCTCGGGCGAGCCTGCCGAAGCGAAGCCGGAGCCAGAGCTCGAGCCGCCGCCCGAGCGGGTTCCCCCCGCCGAGCTCGAGCCTGCGCCGCCAGTCGCCGCAGCTCCTGTCGCCGAGCCGCCACCCGTGCCTGCCGGCGATCCTGCCGAGCCACCGGCTGCTCCGCGGCCGCAGAGCGCCGTCGTGCAGGTCGCCTCGTTCGTCGAGCGCAAGCCGGCCGAGGAGCTGGTCGCAAAGCTCGGGGGCAGCGGCTTCGACGCGTACGTGAGCCAGCCTGCGGCCCAGAACGGCCGCTTCCGCGTGCGCGTCCGGCCCGGCACGGGAGAGAGCTCGGAGGATCTCGCCAAGCGTTTGCGTGGCGTCGGCTTCGATACCTGGGCGACATCGGAGTGA
- the pyrR gene encoding bifunctional pyr operon transcriptional regulator/uracil phosphoribosyltransferase PyrR, with protein MSNPETPAGSQTAAERGPERELAKGRVVLDAAGIQRATTRIAHEILESQPDVSELVVVAIVRGGEPVAKLVTARLEQLSTRTIPLGALDITLYRDDVVARGVRPMPRPTRMPFSVDGKRVVLVDDVMFTGRTIRAAMDAVLDFGRPASIQVATLVDRGHRELPIKVDFVGKNIPTARAEQVVLRKRADGELEVVVV; from the coding sequence ATGAGCAACCCGGAGACTCCGGCAGGATCCCAGACCGCGGCCGAGCGCGGACCCGAGCGAGAGCTCGCCAAGGGCCGTGTCGTCCTCGACGCCGCGGGAATCCAGCGCGCCACGACCCGGATCGCGCACGAGATCCTCGAGAGCCAGCCGGACGTCTCGGAGCTCGTCGTCGTCGCGATCGTTAGAGGCGGCGAGCCGGTCGCCAAGCTCGTGACCGCGCGCCTCGAGCAGCTCTCGACGCGGACGATTCCGCTCGGCGCGCTCGACATCACGCTCTACCGCGACGACGTCGTCGCGCGCGGAGTGCGCCCCATGCCCCGGCCGACGCGAATGCCGTTCTCCGTCGACGGGAAGCGCGTCGTGCTGGTCGACGACGTGATGTTCACCGGCCGCACCATCCGCGCGGCCATGGACGCGGTGCTCGACTTCGGACGGCCGGCCTCGATCCAAGTGGCGACGCTGGTCGATCGCGGCCACCGCGAGCTGCCGATCAAGGTCGACTTCGTGGGCAAGAACATCCCGACCGCGCGCGCGGAGCAGGTCGTGCTGCGCAAGCGGGCGGACGGCGAGCTCGAGGTCGTGGTCGTATGA
- a CDS encoding TlpA family protein disulfide reductase — MGSRRGPLSPNRSRVGVLLAAVAVFAAGIAVLAWLREPSRPSLRPGSAAPPFSLPFADGGSTSLEAFRGRVVFVNFWATWCAPCREEAPSLERLYRAARAEGFEVLGISVDSEQDEAAVERFVRELGLTFPIPRDPHKRVYSAYQVSGVPETFLVDRQGRVLERFVGPQNWDDPRYLRAIRHALASGERPSSEGG; from the coding sequence ATCGGGAGCCGACGCGGGCCATTGAGTCCGAATCGCAGCCGCGTCGGCGTCCTGCTCGCGGCCGTGGCGGTGTTCGCGGCGGGCATCGCCGTCCTCGCCTGGCTCAGGGAGCCGTCCCGCCCCTCGCTGCGACCCGGCTCGGCCGCGCCGCCCTTCTCGCTGCCCTTCGCGGACGGCGGGAGCACGAGCCTCGAGGCGTTTCGCGGTCGGGTCGTGTTCGTGAACTTCTGGGCGACTTGGTGCGCGCCGTGTCGGGAAGAGGCCCCCTCGCTGGAACGGCTGTACCGGGCCGCGCGCGCGGAGGGCTTCGAGGTGCTCGGCATCTCGGTGGACTCCGAGCAGGACGAGGCCGCGGTCGAACGATTCGTCCGCGAGCTCGGCCTCACGTTCCCGATCCCGCGCGACCCCCACAAACGTGTGTACTCCGCGTACCAGGTCTCGGGCGTACCCGAGACGTTCCTGGTGGACCGCCAGGGGCGAGTGCTCGAACGCTTCGTGGGCCCTCAGAATTGGGACGACCCGCGCTATCTTCGCGCGATCCGGCATGCGCTCGCGTCGGGCGAGCGTCCGAGCTCGGAAGGGGGGTAG
- a CDS encoding arginine--tRNA ligase, giving the protein MRDEVQKLLEAAAERVLREHAPDALALVETLSVVPGKTIEHGDFASNAALALAKPMRRPPRAVAELLQAALLDESGVLERTEIAGPGFLNFFLARNRWHAVVSRILREGDCFGRSDAGQGKAVMVEFVSANPTGPLTIGHGRNAVLGDCIARLLEATGHKVTREYYFNDAGRQMRVLAQSLRARYLQLLGDAAELPEEGYQGEYLVEIARALVDEVGEGFRAADEGRFRERAVGAIFAEIERTLASLGVRFDSYFNEHTLFERGLVETTIADLRARGLVFEQEGAVWLRSTGFGLERDRVLVKSTGEATYLLPDVAYHRETLQRGFETVIDVLGPDHIAQFPYVKSALEALGCDAGRVELVMYQWVNLRQAGELVKMSTRAARFVSVDEVLAKVGRDVFRYFMVERRADTHLDFDLDLAAERSDRNPVYKVQYAHARLSSILRKAADEGLVLAADPGGLPLHLLVSPEEIELAKLLGRWPDTVRHAADEREPQEIARYLLELANGFNTYVSDGKRHRVVSQDRELSSARLALVSAVRIALASGLGLLGIEAPERM; this is encoded by the coding sequence ATGCGTGACGAGGTCCAGAAGCTCCTCGAGGCGGCGGCGGAGCGCGTCCTGCGCGAGCATGCGCCCGACGCGCTGGCGCTCGTCGAGACGCTGTCGGTCGTGCCCGGCAAGACGATCGAGCACGGGGACTTCGCGTCGAACGCTGCGCTCGCCCTGGCCAAGCCGATGCGTCGCCCGCCGCGCGCGGTGGCGGAGCTGCTGCAGGCCGCGCTTCTCGACGAGAGCGGCGTGCTCGAGCGCACCGAGATCGCGGGGCCGGGCTTCCTGAACTTCTTCCTCGCGCGCAACCGCTGGCACGCGGTCGTCTCGCGAATCCTGCGCGAGGGGGATTGCTTCGGGCGCAGCGACGCGGGGCAGGGCAAGGCGGTGATGGTCGAGTTCGTCTCGGCCAATCCGACCGGGCCGCTCACGATCGGACACGGCCGCAACGCGGTGCTTGGTGACTGCATCGCGCGCCTGCTCGAAGCGACCGGTCACAAGGTCACGCGCGAGTACTATTTCAACGATGCGGGCCGCCAGATGCGCGTGCTCGCGCAGTCGCTTCGCGCGCGTTACCTGCAGCTTCTCGGCGACGCCGCGGAGCTGCCGGAGGAGGGCTATCAGGGCGAGTACCTGGTCGAGATCGCGCGCGCCCTGGTCGACGAGGTCGGCGAGGGATTCCGCGCGGCCGACGAAGGCCGCTTCCGGGAGCGCGCGGTCGGGGCGATCTTCGCCGAGATCGAGCGGACGCTCGCGAGCCTGGGGGTCCGCTTCGACTCCTACTTCAACGAGCACACGCTCTTCGAGCGCGGCCTGGTGGAGACGACGATCGCGGACCTGCGCGCGCGCGGTCTGGTCTTCGAGCAGGAGGGCGCGGTCTGGCTGCGCTCGACGGGCTTCGGGCTCGAGCGCGATCGCGTGCTCGTGAAGTCCACCGGCGAAGCGACGTATCTGCTCCCCGACGTCGCCTATCACCGCGAGACGCTGCAGCGCGGCTTCGAGACCGTGATCGACGTTCTCGGCCCGGATCACATCGCGCAGTTCCCGTACGTGAAGTCCGCGCTCGAGGCGCTCGGCTGTGACGCCGGCCGGGTCGAGCTCGTCATGTACCAGTGGGTGAACCTGCGCCAGGCCGGCGAGCTCGTGAAGATGTCCACGCGGGCGGCCAGGTTCGTCAGCGTCGACGAGGTGCTGGCGAAGGTCGGCCGCGACGTGTTCCGCTATTTCATGGTCGAGCGCCGTGCGGACACGCACCTGGACTTCGACCTGGATCTCGCCGCGGAGCGATCCGACCGCAATCCCGTCTACAAGGTCCAGTACGCGCACGCGCGCCTGTCGAGCATCCTGCGCAAGGCGGCCGACGAAGGGCTCGTGCTCGCGGCCGATCCCGGCGGCCTTCCGCTTCACCTCTTGGTGTCGCCCGAGGAGATCGAGCTCGCCAAGCTGCTCGGCCGCTGGCCCGACACGGTCCGGCACGCCGCGGACGAGCGCGAGCCCCAGGAGATCGCGCGCTACCTGCTCGAGCTCGCGAACGGCTTCAACACCTACGTCTCGGACGGGAAGCGGCACCGGGTGGTGTCACAGGACCGCGAGCTGTCGAGCGCTCGGCTCGCCCTGGTTTCGGCGGTGCGAATTGCGCTCGCCAGCGGCCTCGGGCTGCTCGGCATCGAGGCGCCGGAGAGGATGTAG
- a CDS encoding SDR family oxidoreductase, with protein MRRALILGGSGFIGSHLCRRFLADGWEVVCMDNLLTGRLRNIEDLFGQDRFRFVKHDVTNFIHVPGPLDAVLHFASPASPIDFERLPIQILKVGALGTHNALGVAKEKGARFLLASTSECYGDPEVNPQPETYWGNVNPVGIRGVYDEAKRFAEAMTMAYHRYHGVDVRIVRIFNTYGPGMRPDDGRMIPAFFSQALRGEDLTVFGDGQQTRSINYVSDLVEGIVRLLACDYVGPVNIGNPQEMTVLEVAERIAKIAGVSASVVHRDLPPDDPKVRRPDISLARRVLGWEPAVTPDEGLRRTLPYFEAELGRSKA; from the coding sequence ATGCGTAGGGCGCTGATCCTGGGAGGCTCCGGCTTCATCGGCTCGCACCTGTGCCGGCGTTTCCTCGCCGACGGCTGGGAAGTCGTGTGCATGGACAATCTGCTCACCGGCCGGCTCCGGAACATCGAGGACCTGTTCGGCCAGGATCGCTTCCGCTTCGTGAAGCACGACGTGACGAACTTCATCCACGTTCCCGGGCCGCTCGACGCGGTGCTGCACTTCGCATCGCCCGCGAGCCCGATCGACTTCGAGCGACTTCCGATCCAGATCCTGAAGGTCGGCGCGCTCGGCACGCACAACGCGCTCGGCGTCGCCAAGGAGAAGGGCGCGCGCTTCCTGCTGGCCTCGACCTCGGAGTGCTACGGCGATCCGGAGGTGAACCCGCAGCCGGAAACGTACTGGGGAAACGTGAACCCGGTCGGCATCCGCGGCGTCTACGACGAGGCCAAGCGCTTCGCCGAGGCGATGACGATGGCCTACCACCGCTATCACGGCGTCGACGTCCGCATCGTGCGCATCTTCAACACCTACGGACCCGGAATGCGGCCCGACGACGGCCGCATGATTCCCGCGTTCTTCAGCCAGGCGCTGCGCGGCGAGGATCTCACGGTCTTCGGCGACGGCCAGCAGACGCGAAGCATCAACTACGTCTCGGACCTGGTCGAGGGCATCGTGCGCCTGCTCGCCTGCGACTACGTCGGTCCGGTCAACATCGGAAATCCCCAGGAGATGACCGTGCTCGAGGTCGCGGAGCGGATCGCCAAGATCGCGGGCGTGAGCGCGAGCGTGGTGCACCGCGACCTGCCGCCCGACGATCCGAAGGTGCGCCGGCCCGACATCAGCCTGGCGCGGCGCGTGCTCGGCTGGGAGCCCGCGGTCACGCCCGACGAGGGCCTGCGCCGGACGCTGCCCTATTTCGAGGCCGAGCTCGGACGTTCCAAAGCGTGA
- the lepB gene encoding signal peptidase I, whose amino-acid sequence MAKSESTEAGAPAKPRFETLRAILWAALIALAIRSFVVEPFKIPSGSMIPTLLVGDYVLVNKFSYGVRLPITGTLLFGERPPSRGDVVVFRWPDDPSQDYIKRVIGLPGDRIQIIDRRLWLNGQLVDRIDEGAYAMPSDGSSSPGSAARYRERNPEGLEYTVLQAPGQIAGPADRRGPWLVPEGHYFMMGDNRDNSRDSRLWDHPFVSPEQIKGRAFLIHWSWVVASAEQAPRSFIGDLFFTLWRVVTFQVEEIRWGRIGSKVGGPAD is encoded by the coding sequence GTGGCGAAATCCGAATCGACCGAAGCCGGCGCGCCCGCGAAGCCGCGCTTCGAGACGCTGCGCGCGATTCTCTGGGCTGCGCTGATCGCGCTGGCGATTCGCTCCTTCGTGGTCGAGCCGTTCAAGATCCCGTCCGGATCGATGATCCCCACGCTTCTGGTCGGCGATTACGTGCTGGTGAACAAGTTCTCCTACGGCGTGCGCCTGCCGATCACCGGCACGCTGCTCTTCGGCGAGCGTCCGCCCTCGCGCGGGGACGTGGTCGTGTTCCGCTGGCCCGACGATCCGAGCCAGGACTACATCAAGCGCGTGATCGGATTGCCCGGCGACCGGATCCAGATCATCGACCGCAGGCTCTGGCTGAACGGCCAGCTCGTCGATCGCATCGACGAGGGCGCGTACGCGATGCCGTCGGACGGATCTTCGAGTCCGGGCTCGGCCGCACGCTACCGGGAGCGGAATCCCGAGGGCCTGGAGTACACGGTCCTGCAGGCCCCGGGGCAGATCGCCGGACCCGCCGACCGGCGCGGGCCATGGCTCGTCCCGGAAGGCCACTACTTCATGATGGGCGACAACCGCGACAACTCCCGCGACAGCCGGCTCTGGGATCACCCGTTCGTCTCGCCGGAGCAGATCAAGGGCCGCGCGTTTCTGATCCATTGGTCCTGGGTCGTCGCCTCGGCGGAGCAGGCGCCGCGCAGCTTCATCGGCGATCTGTTCTTCACGCTCTGGCGAGTGGTGACGTTCCAAGTCGAGGAGATCCGCTGGGGCCGCATCGGGAGCAAGGTCGGCGGCCCGGCAGATTGA
- the lepA gene encoding elongation factor 4, with protein sequence MAAARIRNFAIIAHIDHGKSTLADRLLELTETVALRDRTDQMTDSMDLERERGITIKAQTVRMSYRAADGQDYVLNLIDTPGHVDFHYEVSRSLAACEGALLVVDAAQGVEAQTVANAELAIAAGIELIPVINKIDLPNADLERAVREIEDIVGIPADEALAVSAKTGQGVPAILEAIVAKIPPPKGDPDAPLRGLIFDSWYDPFLGATMLVRIVDGELAKRSRVRLLSSGRDHDVTLLGVPQLRVKPIESVGVGEVGVVAASIRDPKAVRIGDTLTDAARPATVPLEGFKPMQPMVWSGLYPADTGSYEALRAALEKLQLNDSSMSAEPETSGALGFGFRCGYLGLLHMEIAQERLEREFGLDLIITAPTVVYRVKRTDGSEFELHRPSDLPDPNEIEEILEPRILAQIHMPTPYLGAVLQLCEERRGIQRDLIVHSDRRAVLRYDLPLAEVAVDFYDRLKSVSRGYASMNYDLIGFAPEDLVKVDVLVNSEAVDALSIIVHRDSAYRRGLALIARMKEHIPRQMYEVALQAAIGTKVVARVNVKALRKNVTAKCYGGDITRKKKLLEKQKEGKKRMKQIGRVEIPQAAFLAVLSSDE encoded by the coding sequence ATCGCCGCCGCCAGGATCCGCAACTTCGCGATCATCGCGCACATCGACCACGGCAAGTCGACGCTCGCGGATCGCCTGCTCGAGCTGACCGAGACGGTCGCCTTGCGCGACCGCACCGATCAGATGACGGACAGCATGGATCTGGAGCGCGAGCGCGGGATCACGATCAAGGCGCAGACCGTGCGCATGAGCTACCGGGCGGCCGACGGCCAGGACTACGTGCTGAACCTGATCGACACCCCCGGCCACGTCGACTTCCACTACGAGGTCTCCCGGTCGCTGGCGGCGTGCGAGGGGGCGCTTCTGGTCGTCGACGCCGCGCAGGGCGTCGAGGCGCAGACGGTGGCGAATGCCGAGCTCGCGATCGCCGCCGGAATCGAGCTGATTCCGGTGATCAACAAGATCGACCTGCCCAACGCCGACCTCGAGCGCGCCGTCCGCGAGATCGAGGACATCGTCGGGATTCCGGCGGACGAGGCGCTCGCGGTGTCGGCGAAGACCGGGCAGGGCGTGCCCGCGATCCTCGAGGCGATCGTCGCGAAGATCCCGCCGCCGAAGGGCGATCCCGATGCGCCGCTCCGCGGCTTGATCTTCGACAGCTGGTACGACCCGTTCCTGGGCGCGACGATGCTGGTGCGCATCGTCGACGGCGAGCTCGCGAAGCGCTCGCGGGTGCGGCTGCTCTCGTCCGGACGCGATCACGACGTGACGCTTCTCGGTGTTCCACAGCTCCGCGTGAAGCCGATCGAGTCGGTCGGCGTGGGCGAGGTCGGGGTGGTCGCGGCGAGCATTCGCGACCCGAAAGCGGTGCGGATCGGCGACACGCTCACCGACGCCGCGCGGCCCGCGACCGTTCCGCTCGAGGGTTTCAAGCCGATGCAGCCGATGGTCTGGAGCGGCCTGTATCCGGCGGACACGGGCAGCTACGAGGCGCTGCGTGCGGCGCTCGAGAAGCTGCAGCTGAACGACTCGTCGATGAGCGCCGAGCCCGAGACCAGCGGCGCGCTCGGCTTCGGCTTCCGCTGCGGCTACCTGGGCCTGCTGCACATGGAGATCGCGCAGGAGCGCCTGGAGCGCGAGTTCGGGCTCGACCTGATCATCACCGCCCCGACCGTGGTGTACCGCGTGAAGCGGACGGACGGTAGCGAGTTCGAGCTGCACCGACCGAGCGATCTGCCGGATCCCAACGAGATCGAGGAGATCCTCGAGCCGCGCATCCTGGCGCAGATCCACATGCCGACGCCGTACCTCGGTGCGGTGCTCCAGCTCTGCGAGGAGCGGCGCGGGATCCAGCGAGATCTGATCGTGCACAGCGACCGGCGCGCGGTGCTTCGCTACGACCTGCCGCTGGCCGAGGTCGCGGTCGACTTCTACGACCGGCTCAAATCCGTGAGCCGCGGCTACGCGTCGATGAACTACGACCTGATCGGCTTCGCGCCCGAGGACCTGGTCAAGGTGGACGTGCTGGTGAACTCCGAGGCGGTCGATGCGCTCTCGATCATCGTCCACCGGGACTCGGCCTACCGGCGCGGTCTCGCGCTGATCGCGCGCATGAAAGAGCACATCCCGCGCCAGATGTACGAGGTCGCGCTGCAGGCCGCGATTGGCACGAAGGTGGTGGCGCGCGTGAACGTGAAGGCGCTGCGCAAGAACGTCACCGCGAAGTGTTACGGCGGAGACATCACGCGCAAGAAGAAGCTGCTCGAGAAGCAGAAGGAAGGCAAGAAGCGCATGAAGCAGATCGGACGCGTGGAAATCCCCCAGGCGGCGTTCCTCGCCGTGCTCTCGAGCGACGAGTAG
- a CDS encoding aspartate carbamoyltransferase catalytic subunit, whose translation MRHLLGIEEMSRDEIERVLETSEAMLEISQREIKRVPTLRGRTVINVFLESSTRTRVSFEIAAKRLSADAINVTRSGSSLSKAETLADMARNLAAMSADVLVVRDSVAGVPHMLAERVRVPVVNAGDGCHEHPTQALLDAFTLRQSLGSLEGRVVAIVGDISHSRVARSDIHCFTKLGAEVRVAAPPTMMPAGIEGMGVKPCYSMAEALPGADVIVMLRIQQERLAGALFPSVREYAGTFGLNARTLALAKPEAIVLHPGPINRGVEIASDIADAEPSRILDQVTNGVAVRMAVLYLLTGGGR comes from the coding sequence ATGAGGCACTTGCTCGGCATCGAGGAGATGAGCCGCGACGAGATCGAGCGCGTGCTCGAGACGTCGGAGGCGATGCTCGAGATCTCGCAGCGCGAGATCAAGCGGGTTCCGACGCTGCGCGGACGGACCGTGATCAACGTCTTCCTCGAGTCGTCGACGCGCACGCGCGTGAGCTTCGAGATCGCGGCCAAGCGGCTCTCGGCCGACGCGATCAACGTGACCCGCTCCGGGTCGAGTCTCTCGAAGGCGGAGACCCTCGCGGACATGGCGAGGAATCTCGCCGCGATGAGCGCCGACGTGCTCGTCGTGCGCGACTCGGTGGCGGGCGTGCCGCACATGCTGGCCGAGCGCGTTCGGGTGCCGGTCGTGAATGCGGGCGACGGCTGCCACGAGCATCCGACCCAGGCGCTGCTCGACGCCTTCACGCTGCGCCAGTCGCTCGGCTCGCTCGAAGGACGGGTCGTGGCGATCGTGGGGGACATCTCGCACAGCCGCGTGGCGCGCTCCGACATCCACTGCTTCACCAAGCTGGGCGCCGAGGTTCGCGTCGCCGCGCCGCCGACGATGATGCCCGCGGGAATCGAGGGGATGGGCGTGAAGCCCTGCTACTCGATGGCCGAAGCGCTGCCCGGAGCCGACGTGATCGTGATGCTGCGGATCCAGCAGGAGCGCCTGGCCGGCGCGCTGTTCCCCTCGGTTCGCGAGTACGCGGGCACCTTCGGGCTGAATGCGCGCACGCTCGCGCTCGCCAAGCCCGAGGCGATCGTGCTGCATCCCGGCCCGATCAACCGCGGCGTCGAGATCGCGAGCGACATCGCCGACGCAGAGCCGTCGCGGATCCTCGACCAGGTGACCAACGGAGTGGCGGTGCGCATGGCGGTGCTCTACCTGCTGACCGGAGGCGGACGATGA
- a CDS encoding septum formation initiator family protein has product MADEPQGVEQRTSLRALFWIGPLAALLGAAGALFHDANSGLRAVMQLQTELDEADLRLDRLHEERADLQLRAERLRSDPVEIETVARESLGMVRPGEIVVRLPRPPAPAERTRD; this is encoded by the coding sequence GTGGCCGACGAGCCGCAGGGAGTCGAACAGCGCACGTCGCTGCGGGCGCTCTTCTGGATCGGACCTCTGGCCGCGCTTCTCGGCGCCGCGGGCGCGCTCTTCCACGACGCGAACAGCGGCCTCCGCGCCGTCATGCAGCTGCAGACGGAGCTCGACGAGGCGGATCTGCGACTGGACCGGCTGCACGAGGAGCGCGCCGACCTGCAGCTCCGCGCCGAGCGGCTGCGCTCCGATCCGGTCGAGATCGAGACCGTTGCGCGCGAGTCGCTGGGCATGGTCCGCCCGGGCGAGATCGTGGTCCGATTGCCGCGCCCCCCCGCTCCGGCGGAGCGAACGCGAGATTGA
- the rfbD gene encoding dTDP-4-dehydrorhamnose reductase has protein sequence MAESSPADATPASRWLVTGAGGQLGRAVLALAGANRICALGARHDELDIADAASVKAALVRLRPDVVLNCAAFTAVDRCESEPETARRANAVGPEVLAAACAGGPLLVHVSTDYVFGGRAHKPIPENARTAPAGVYGRSKLEGERAVARAGGEFLVVRTQWVFGPGPNFVRTILRAAAQGGPLRVVEDQLGRPTWTTALARAIFRAVEVGARGRLHLACEGVASWFDFARAVVDEGARRGLNPRVEVLAIPSREMPRPAARPAYGVLGLERARGLGLSLPHWREALGGYLDAEREGRDA, from the coding sequence ATGGCCGAGAGCTCGCCAGCCGACGCGACGCCGGCTTCGCGTTGGCTCGTGACGGGGGCGGGCGGCCAGCTGGGCCGCGCAGTCCTGGCGCTCGCGGGCGCGAACCGGATCTGCGCGCTGGGCGCACGCCACGACGAGCTCGACATCGCGGATGCTGCGTCGGTGAAGGCTGCGCTAGTGCGGCTTCGTCCCGACGTGGTCCTGAACTGCGCTGCGTTCACCGCCGTCGATCGCTGCGAGAGCGAGCCGGAGACCGCGCGGCGGGCCAACGCCGTCGGGCCCGAGGTGCTCGCTGCCGCCTGCGCGGGCGGGCCGCTGCTCGTGCACGTCTCGACGGACTACGTGTTCGGCGGCCGCGCACACAAGCCGATTCCCGAGAACGCCCGGACCGCACCTGCCGGCGTGTACGGGCGCAGCAAGCTCGAGGGCGAACGAGCGGTCGCCCGCGCCGGCGGCGAGTTTCTGGTCGTCCGTACCCAGTGGGTCTTCGGGCCGGGGCCGAACTTCGTTCGGACGATCCTGCGCGCCGCGGCGCAGGGCGGACCGCTTCGCGTGGTCGAGGATCAGCTCGGCCGGCCGACGTGGACGACGGCGCTGGCACGCGCGATCTTCCGAGCGGTCGAGGTCGGCGCCCGCGGGCGACTCCATCTCGCCTGCGAGGGAGTGGCATCGTGGTTCGATTTCGCGCGCGCGGTCGTCGACGAGGGTGCTCGACGCGGATTGAATCCGCGCGTCGAGGTGCTCGCGATCCCGAGCCGCGAGATGCCGCGGCCGGCCGCGCGGCCGGCGTACGGCGTGCTCGGGCTCGAGCGGGCGCGGGGGCTGGGTCTTTCGCTGCCACACTGGCGCGAGGCGCTCGGGGGATACCTCGACGCGGAACGGGAGGGACGGGATGCGTAG